The Candidatus Cloacimonadaceae bacterium genome contains a region encoding:
- the mobB gene encoding molybdopterin-guanine dinucleotide biosynthesis protein B, with the protein MKAIGIVGYHHTGKTTMAVAVIRELTQRGYKVASIKDIHNESYRADSEGSNSWKHAKAGATQVFARGLQDSALILTPSPDLKDIIPLLTADFLVIEGMKHAALPKIVCAETTGQLDELIDETTIGISGKIASELESYHNLPVYCLQNNLEQLINDILTKTFEILPQSDPDCCSACGKSCFDLAADIVQGRAKREDCVLDGKKRLRLYVNDREIVIVPFVQNMLKDVISAMTDNLNGIDPSGTIRIEIKR; encoded by the coding sequence ATGAAAGCCATCGGCATCGTCGGATATCATCACACCGGCAAGACGACTATGGCGGTTGCGGTGATCCGCGAACTCACGCAAAGGGGCTATAAAGTAGCCTCCATCAAGGATATCCACAACGAAAGCTACCGTGCAGACAGCGAAGGCAGCAATTCATGGAAGCACGCCAAAGCCGGAGCTACGCAGGTTTTTGCCCGCGGTTTGCAGGACAGCGCACTGATTTTGACCCCCTCACCGGATTTGAAAGACATCATTCCGCTCTTAACAGCGGACTTTTTGGTCATCGAAGGCATGAAACACGCGGCGCTGCCCAAAATCGTCTGCGCCGAAACGACCGGTCAGCTTGATGAACTGATCGACGAGACGACGATCGGCATCTCCGGTAAGATCGCGTCTGAACTCGAAAGCTATCATAACCTACCGGTATATTGTCTGCAAAATAACCTTGAACAACTCATAAACGACATATTGACAAAGACTTTCGAGATCCTCCCCCAGAGCGACCCGGATTGCTGTTCCGCCTGCGGAAAAAGCTGTTTCGATCTGGCAGCGGACATTGTTCAGGGAAGGGCAAAACGCGAAGACTGCGTGTTAGACGGCAAAAAGCGGCTCCGTTTATATGTCAACGACCGTGAAATCGTGATCGTTCCCTTTGTGCAGAATATGCTCAAAGACGTCATCAGCGCGATGACGGATAACCTGAACGGCATCGATCCCTCCGGAACCATCCGAATCGAGATAAAACGATGA
- the ispD gene encoding 2-C-methyl-D-erythritol 4-phosphate cytidylyltransferase has protein sequence MEVQNVAIVTAAGSGTRMGGIVKKQFRELEGIPILIRTLGRFFASEVIDSVIITAPEEDILYCQSLIEEYFGDIEKPWLVIGGGIERQDSIFGALQSCPHSTRYVFIHDAVRPFVNEDLISDLFEIVQIDKAVIPVARLKHTIKSIDDSFIEQTVPRDRLVQAFTPQVFSYQLIQAAYEKAYQDGFISTDDSSLVEHYGGKVRYLLGSDLNIKITDEADMFFARQIIENNMI, from the coding sequence ATGGAAGTTCAAAACGTAGCCATCGTCACTGCCGCGGGGAGCGGAACCCGCATGGGCGGAATCGTCAAAAAGCAGTTTCGCGAGCTGGAAGGAATCCCCATTCTGATCCGCACCTTGGGCAGATTCTTTGCTTCGGAGGTGATTGACAGCGTGATCATCACCGCTCCGGAGGAGGACATTCTCTATTGCCAAAGCCTAATCGAGGAATACTTTGGCGATATCGAAAAACCATGGCTGGTCATCGGTGGCGGGATCGAACGGCAGGATTCCATCTTTGGCGCTCTGCAAAGCTGTCCGCACAGCACCCGCTATGTCTTTATCCACGACGCAGTCCGCCCCTTCGTGAATGAAGACCTGATTTCGGATCTCTTTGAGATCGTGCAAATCGACAAAGCGGTGATCCCCGTGGCGCGGCTCAAACATACGATCAAATCCATCGACGACAGCTTCATCGAACAGACAGTCCCCCGGGACAGACTGGTGCAGGCTTTCACTCCGCAGGTCTTTTCCTATCAATTGATCCAGGCGGCTTATGAAAAAGCCTATCAGGACGGCTTCATCAGCACGGACGATTCCTCACTGGTGGAACACTATGGCGGCAAAGTGCGCTATCTCCTTGGCAGCGATCTGAACATCAAGATCACGGATGAGGCGGATATGTTCTTCGCCCGGCAAATAATTGAAAACAATATGATATAA
- a CDS encoding metallophosphoesterase: MARKCSSNIHLGRLFGGGNISSLRFVLIFLLLLTGLLNAKIAIYGDTRTNDDVHRQIVNAITAHEPHIAFHTGDLGTNGLSQEEYDNFFRISEPLIEYCAIHPAKGNHERDAALFLRNFPSIGARTYYSVSYDKMLFILLDSTIDINPGSIQYSWLQKELAENQHLPAIIILHHPIFSSGAHGDALGLGLFLPTLFAKHNVRAVFNGHDHNYERSKHNGITYVSTGGGGAPLRDARHDNPHSIVFRKEYHYCIGKRDEDILSVDVYAPTGEVLDSFLIHLRG, translated from the coding sequence ATGGCGCGCAAGTGCTCAAGCAATATCCATCTCGGCAGGTTATTCGGCGGCGGAAACATCAGTTCCCTTCGCTTTGTTCTGATCTTCCTCCTGCTTTTGACAGGCTTGCTCAACGCCAAAATCGCCATCTATGGAGATACCAGAACCAACGACGATGTCCACCGGCAAATCGTCAACGCCATCACTGCCCATGAACCCCACATCGCCTTCCACACCGGTGATCTCGGCACTAACGGGCTTTCGCAGGAAGAATACGACAATTTTTTCCGCATCTCGGAGCCGCTGATCGAGTATTGCGCCATCCATCCCGCCAAAGGAAACCACGAACGCGACGCAGCGCTCTTTCTGAGAAACTTCCCCTCCATCGGAGCGCGGACATATTACTCGGTTTCCTATGACAAAATGCTCTTCATCCTGTTGGACAGCACCATCGATATCAACCCCGGCTCGATTCAATACTCGTGGCTGCAAAAGGAACTTGCGGAAAACCAGCATCTACCGGCGATCATCATTCTCCACCACCCCATCTTTAGTTCCGGAGCGCATGGCGACGCGCTTGGGCTCGGACTCTTCCTCCCCACGCTCTTTGCGAAACACAACGTGAGAGCTGTATTCAACGGACACGACCACAATTATGAACGCTCCAAACACAATGGCATCACTTATGTATCCACCGGCGGCGGCGGAGCCCCTCTTCGCGATGCCAGACACGATAATCCCCACTCCATCGTCTTTCGAAAAGAATACCATTATTGCATCGGCAAACGCGATGAGGATATCCTCTCGGTTGATGTTTATGCTCCGACCGGCGAGGTGCTGGATTCCTTTTTGATTCATTTGCGCGGATAG
- a CDS encoding radical SAM protein, protein MKYKHLFGPVSSRRLGISLGVDLVPYKYCPLNCVYCEVQRTTHLSTKRGEFYPIREIIEELDDYLKSIPKLDFITFSGAGEPTLHSGIGIIIDYIKDHYPQYKLALLTNGILLSDDLVRAQILRCDLILPSLDAASQEVFEKINRPMPGLKVEELISSLVSLRKEFKGEIRLEVFIIEGLNDTASALDSLAIAIEKIEPDIIQLNSLDRVGAEEWVRSASSSQLTKIKKYLDSRLNIPVEIIAKIHYASELSIVDAGVIAGIETLLVSRAGTAEDVSSALGIHINEISKILRELHLEGHLHAKREDWGVVYRWKFKT, encoded by the coding sequence ATGAAGTATAAACATCTCTTCGGACCTGTATCCTCACGCCGCTTGGGAATTTCCCTCGGTGTGGATTTGGTTCCATACAAGTACTGTCCGCTAAATTGCGTCTATTGCGAGGTTCAGCGCACTACCCATTTGAGCACCAAAAGAGGGGAATTCTATCCCATTCGAGAGATTATCGAAGAGCTTGACGACTATCTCAAAAGCATCCCAAAACTCGATTTCATCACCTTTTCCGGCGCGGGCGAACCAACTCTGCACAGCGGCATCGGCATCATCATCGATTATATCAAAGATCATTATCCTCAATATAAACTGGCGCTACTCACCAACGGCATCCTGCTCTCGGATGATCTTGTCCGTGCTCAGATATTGCGTTGCGATCTGATCCTGCCATCGCTGGACGCCGCGTCTCAGGAAGTCTTTGAAAAGATCAACCGTCCCATGCCCGGTTTGAAAGTGGAAGAGCTGATCTCCTCACTGGTCTCCCTGAGAAAGGAATTCAAAGGCGAAATCCGCCTGGAAGTCTTTATCATCGAGGGTTTGAACGATACTGCCAGTGCGCTTGACTCCCTCGCTATTGCCATAGAAAAAATAGAGCCGGACATCATCCAACTCAACAGCCTTGATCGGGTGGGAGCCGAGGAATGGGTGCGGTCAGCCAGTTCGAGCCAATTGACCAAGATCAAAAAATACCTGGATTCCCGCTTGAACATCCCGGTGGAGATCATCGCCAAGATACACTATGCCAGCGAGTTAAGCATCGTGGATGCGGGGGTCATAGCCGGCATCGAAACGCTGCTAGTTAGCAGAGCGGGCACCGCGGAAGACGTTTCCTCCGCCCTGGGCATTCACATCAACGAAATCAGCAAGATCCTGCGCGAGTTGCACTTGGAAGGTCATCTCCATGCCAAACGCGAGGATTGGGGAGTTGTTTACAGATGGAAGTTCAAAACGTAG
- the thiF gene encoding sulfur carrier protein ThiS adenylyltransferase ThiF, producing the protein MTKNDLYQELYAGHDPEMLQIWQKSVIGIAGAGGLGSNIAVSLARAGIGTLIIADYDTVCTANLNRQQYFLDQVGSLKVEALKANLDRINPFIRIIIHPLKVTPENVGSLFGTAEIMIEAFDLAEQKQMLIESWQSLFPTRPIIAASGLAGVGNNESLKTLQTDNLYIIGDGVSELAPGINPISARVAVVANMQANLCLELLLKMHA; encoded by the coding sequence ATGACAAAGAATGATTTATACCAAGAGCTTTATGCCGGTCACGATCCAGAAATGCTTCAAATCTGGCAAAAATCCGTCATCGGCATCGCTGGAGCCGGGGGCTTGGGATCAAATATCGCCGTCTCGCTCGCTCGTGCCGGCATCGGGACCTTGATCATCGCGGATTATGACACCGTTTGCACCGCCAATTTGAACCGGCAGCAGTATTTCCTCGATCAAGTCGGCTCTCTCAAGGTCGAAGCCTTGAAAGCTAATCTTGATCGAATCAATCCATTTATCCGGATCATCATCCATCCTCTGAAAGTGACCCCTGAAAACGTCGGGAGCCTTTTTGGCACGGCAGAGATCATGATCGAAGCCTTCGATCTGGCGGAACAGAAACAGATGTTGATCGAAAGCTGGCAATCGCTATTCCCCACGAGACCTATCATCGCCGCTTCCGGCTTGGCGGGCGTGGGTAACAACGAAAGCTTGAAAACCTTGCAAACGGATAATCTATATATCATCGGCGATGGCGTTTCAGAGCTCGCTCCCGGCATCAATCCCATCTCCGCAAGAGTCGCGGTGGTGGCGAACATGCAAGCGAATCTGTGCTTGGAATTGCTGCTCAAGATGCATGCGTGA
- a CDS encoding SIS domain-containing protein, with protein MQSMRERISANSNIRRLLIEIKNLSINIPIPIFGIGCGVLGLALPKVSLKLGEYASILLKALEYRGYDSTGAAFQSEGEEITLLKDVGAPSTLVKTLGIEKQSGQIFCGQVRWATFGFVNKKNAQPHEVKCKRHIYGAHNGNITNTRELKLFLSHEGHIVQSDNDGEMLVHCVEHYFDIEMDRAGNPSDAEARKACMRGAIIQTAEKTVGSYAAVIVDPVTKSSWAIKAGSSLYFGIGSIENMPFSLASSDLTAVLRFTKMLVNLREGEFIEYTADSHQIFAQKDLRFKRLNQPDEVHAKGTTIESKPVYSKLRAEDVELLPEYEYFMEQEIYAQSESTGKLVKLFQGGSNTGKRMLKLITQLNMQESFEAQMHELIDIHEFQDKLDYFDRISASDAFDTFYEAAKQSYKEIYDVAVKEDFDKKYFFSNEKNIFIDMMGAEFDLRKLTLAKAYDSISEQNSVREFELSVKGFLSTVKTTIQANRNAYTIACGTSFHATKVGAFFFNEIAQVEIIPILPGDFRGEYSNCIKDNDLIIGVSQSGETKDLIDIFNDIDNADLDVRKVVLVNNMNSTLGQEKSDVAIPILCGPEIAVPATKSFMNQITLFYYLAIRTAQMKLQEIDNGCDPKLKQQKLIALEKRVKSMANIPSLIMETIDNTADVVDSIAAKIYMEPSLHILATKISGVAMEGALKIRETVLNHAEGREASEFKHGPNTILGKNTVFGLKHVRNFVRAFGDIIDTIDDQAQQLDISRSETKEIYKALGNYIFTGNMPFNLSTEADQLFKETVHERDFFEPLYRNYPLIYVTGPDERDVNLTISQINTHKIRGANTYVIAEENDKLMKNASSIPNEGQYYGWGYIMLPKTGDSVLTCFSATVVLQLLALRMSVRKMKKLDRLNMLDHGVHPDVPKNVSKSITVD; from the coding sequence ATGCAAAGCATGCGAGAACGCATCAGCGCCAATTCCAATATTCGGAGACTGCTGATAGAGATAAAGAACCTGAGCATCAATATCCCGATCCCTATTTTCGGCATCGGTTGCGGAGTGCTCGGTTTGGCGCTTCCCAAGGTTTCCCTAAAACTCGGAGAATATGCTTCCATTCTGCTAAAGGCACTGGAATATAGAGGTTACGACTCCACAGGCGCTGCTTTCCAGAGCGAGGGAGAAGAGATCACGCTGCTCAAGGACGTGGGCGCTCCCAGCACTTTGGTGAAAACCCTCGGCATCGAAAAACAAAGCGGACAGATCTTTTGCGGGCAGGTGCGATGGGCGACCTTCGGCTTCGTGAACAAAAAGAACGCCCAGCCCCACGAAGTGAAATGCAAACGCCACATCTACGGCGCCCACAATGGAAACATCACCAACACCCGCGAACTCAAGCTTTTCCTCAGCCACGAAGGGCACATCGTTCAGTCCGACAATGACGGTGAAATGCTCGTGCACTGCGTGGAACACTATTTTGACATTGAAATGGACAGAGCAGGAAACCCTTCCGATGCCGAAGCCCGCAAAGCCTGCATGCGCGGAGCGATCATCCAGACCGCGGAAAAGACGGTTGGCTCCTATGCAGCGGTGATCGTCGATCCCGTCACCAAGTCTTCCTGGGCAATCAAAGCGGGCAGCAGCTTGTACTTTGGCATCGGTTCGATCGAAAATATGCCCTTTTCCCTGGCGTCTTCGGATCTCACTGCGGTGCTCAGATTCACCAAGATGTTAGTCAATCTCCGGGAAGGAGAGTTCATAGAATACACTGCTGACAGCCATCAGATTTTCGCGCAGAAGGACCTGCGTTTCAAGCGTTTGAACCAACCAGACGAAGTCCATGCCAAGGGTACCACGATCGAAAGCAAGCCGGTCTATTCCAAGCTTCGCGCCGAGGACGTGGAACTATTGCCCGAGTATGAATACTTCATGGAGCAGGAGATCTATGCCCAGTCCGAATCCACCGGCAAACTGGTGAAACTCTTTCAAGGCGGATCAAACACCGGCAAGCGCATGTTGAAACTGATCACCCAGCTAAACATGCAGGAAAGCTTTGAAGCCCAAATGCATGAACTGATCGACATTCACGAGTTTCAGGACAAGCTCGATTATTTTGACCGAATCAGCGCCTCCGATGCCTTCGACACCTTCTATGAAGCCGCAAAGCAATCCTACAAAGAGATCTACGACGTCGCGGTGAAAGAGGACTTTGATAAAAAATACTTCTTCTCCAATGAAAAGAACATCTTCATCGACATGATGGGCGCAGAGTTTGACCTGCGCAAACTCACTCTGGCAAAGGCTTATGACTCCATCTCGGAACAAAATAGCGTGCGTGAGTTTGAGCTTAGCGTCAAGGGCTTTCTCTCCACGGTCAAAACCACCATCCAGGCAAACCGCAATGCCTACACCATCGCCTGCGGGACTTCCTTCCACGCCACCAAAGTAGGCGCGTTTTTCTTCAACGAGATCGCACAGGTGGAGATCATTCCCATCCTTCCCGGCGATTTCAGAGGCGAGTATTCAAACTGCATCAAGGACAACGACCTAATCATCGGAGTCTCCCAATCCGGTGAAACAAAAGACCTGATCGACATCTTCAACGACATCGACAATGCCGATCTGGACGTGCGTAAAGTGGTGTTAGTCAACAATATGAATTCCACTTTGGGACAAGAAAAGAGCGATGTCGCCATTCCCATTCTCTGCGGACCGGAGATCGCCGTTCCCGCCACAAAAAGCTTCATGAACCAGATCACGCTTTTCTATTATCTCGCCATTCGCACCGCCCAAATGAAACTGCAGGAAATCGACAACGGCTGCGATCCCAAGCTCAAACAGCAAAAACTCATCGCCCTCGAAAAACGGGTCAAGAGCATGGCAAACATCCCCTCCCTGATCATGGAAACCATTGATAACACGGCTGATGTGGTCGATTCCATTGCCGCAAAGATTTATATGGAACCCTCCTTGCACATTCTCGCCACCAAGATCAGCGGCGTCGCTATGGAAGGCGCGCTTAAGATCCGCGAGACCGTATTGAACCACGCCGAGGGGCGCGAAGCGTCTGAATTTAAACACGGGCCAAACACTATTTTGGGAAAAAACACCGTCTTTGGTCTCAAGCACGTGCGCAATTTTGTCCGTGCTTTTGGCGATATCATCGACACCATAGACGACCAAGCCCAGCAGCTTGATATCTCCCGAAGCGAGACCAAAGAGATATATAAGGCATTGGGAAATTATATCTTTACCGGAAACATGCCCTTCAACCTCAGCACCGAAGCTGATCAACTCTTCAAGGAAACTGTGCACGAGCGAGATTTCTTCGAACCCCTATACCGCAATTATCCGCTTATCTATGTGACCGGACCGGACGAGCGCGACGTCAATCTCACTATCTCACAGATCAATACGCACAAAATCCGCGGCGCCAACACCTACGTGATTGCCGAGGAAAATGACAAGCTGATGAAGAACGCCAGCAGCATTCCCAACGAGGGGCAATACTACGGGTGGGGCTACATCATGCTGCCCAAGACCGGCGACAGCGTTCTGACCTGCTTTTCCGCCACCGTTGTGCTGCAACTGTTGGCACTGAGAATGAGCGTGCGCAAGATGAAAAAGCTGGATAGATTGAACATGCTTGACCATGGCGTGCATCCCGACGTGCCCAAAAACGTCTCCAAATCCATCACGGTGGACTAA
- the ispF gene encoding 2-C-methyl-D-erythritol 2,4-cyclodiphosphate synthase has protein sequence MLRIGIGYDVHRLIPARKLILGGVEIPFEKGLDGHSDADVLIHAIIDAILGALALGDIGSHFPDTNPAYKGMDSSVLLKHCASLMRGNHYDIVNLDSTVCAKEPKLRDHIDAMRIRLAEILATDVGAISIKATTEEGLGVSGCGEGISATCVVLVGKV, from the coding sequence ATGCTGCGCATCGGCATCGGCTATGACGTTCACCGGTTGATACCGGCAAGAAAGCTTATCCTCGGAGGGGTGGAAATCCCCTTTGAAAAAGGCTTGGATGGGCATTCGGACGCGGACGTCCTCATCCACGCTATCATTGATGCCATTCTTGGAGCACTGGCTTTGGGCGATATCGGCAGCCATTTCCCGGATACCAATCCTGCATATAAAGGTATGGACAGTAGCGTATTACTCAAGCATTGCGCCTCCCTGATGCGAGGAAACCACTATGATATCGTCAATCTGGACAGCACTGTCTGCGCGAAGGAACCGAAATTGAGAGACCACATCGACGCCATGCGAATCAGATTGGCGGAGATTCTGGCTACCGATGTGGGCGCGATCTCCATCAAAGCCACTACGGAAGAGGGTCTCGGCGTTTCCGGATGCGGGGAGGGCATATCCGCCACTTGCGTCGTCCTCGTCGGCAAGGTCTGA
- the bamA gene encoding outer membrane protein assembly factor BamA: protein MHTALKHILLCLLLVSIGSLMAIGETIYEIRVENTRNIAPELVTSAIGLRIGDPLDPEEVARSIKTLHKMGVFSDIQFLSEIYKTGVILTIRVVENPVLSFIEYEGMKVIKKDRLDELINLRVGSFWSDYQRHQLISKLTGEYRSKGFSYAKINVSEVLSADNRVRVKVEIDEGSRVFIQKITFVGNAGFEDKVLLKRMKTKSANLLRSGRFEQDKFDADLQSLISFYKKNGYIDVRVGPWELKQTGVRTLELIITISEGGKYSLGSINIMGNSNFTNETIMSKFTLKEGNTFDQEKFDKQLGRVYAMYFDEGFIYTEIAPKINKDGDLLNIDLSVNEGNRARIRQIHFAGNQRTKEKVLRRQMDIAPGDYYRQSQVIRSQQNIYNLGFFEPDIGLDYKRVNNMGDIDLHIDVVDKSSGTANGGVGYNSQDGIVGQLSVSQNNLFGNNWSSGLKWEFGGKTQNFEFDFTNPNLYDSSVLLGANLYYTKKDWSSFYYEIYTRGAGVRLGQYIPLVNRTRLVLGYTLYSKKYRITNMEQILLNEAANATLIELNNLDWRYTSSLNATLSRDTRDNIFFPTRGSQITVYSELAGGPFGGDFDYFKQIAQVNWYTETWQKITLRSKWRFGYVAPYGKSDDAPPDEKFYLGGTGPDGIRGFADRSVGPAGGGTRAIIFSTELGYPIGSDQIIAVSFFDAGNSYNKLREFNFLDFKKGVGAGIRIRSPFGLIGFDYAYNLNEGGWEPHLQFGTTF, encoded by the coding sequence ATGCACACTGCCCTGAAGCATATACTGCTGTGCCTGCTGCTGGTTAGTATCGGCAGCCTGATGGCGATCGGCGAGACAATATATGAGATTCGCGTGGAAAACACGCGTAATATCGCACCTGAATTGGTGACCAGCGCGATAGGCTTGCGCATCGGTGATCCTTTGGATCCGGAGGAAGTGGCGCGCTCGATCAAAACGCTGCATAAAATGGGCGTTTTTTCCGATATTCAGTTCCTCTCCGAGATCTATAAAACCGGCGTGATTCTGACTATCCGCGTGGTGGAAAATCCGGTGCTATCCTTCATCGAATATGAAGGCATGAAAGTGATCAAAAAAGACCGCCTGGACGAGCTGATCAACCTGCGGGTGGGATCTTTCTGGTCGGATTACCAACGCCACCAGTTGATCTCAAAGCTCACCGGCGAATATCGCAGCAAGGGTTTCAGCTATGCCAAGATCAATGTCTCCGAGGTGCTTTCCGCTGACAATCGCGTCCGCGTCAAGGTCGAAATCGACGAAGGCAGCCGCGTCTTTATCCAGAAGATTACTTTCGTCGGCAATGCCGGTTTTGAGGACAAGGTGCTGCTCAAACGCATGAAAACCAAATCCGCGAACTTGCTCCGCTCGGGTCGTTTCGAACAAGATAAGTTTGATGCGGACTTGCAGAGCCTGATCTCCTTCTACAAGAAAAACGGCTATATCGATGTGCGCGTCGGCCCCTGGGAGCTCAAACAGACCGGAGTACGCACGCTGGAACTGATCATCACCATCTCCGAGGGCGGGAAATATAGCCTCGGCAGCATCAACATCATGGGCAACAGCAACTTCACAAATGAAACGATCATGAGCAAATTCACTCTCAAGGAAGGCAATACTTTCGATCAGGAAAAGTTTGACAAACAGCTTGGCAGGGTCTATGCCATGTATTTCGATGAAGGTTTCATCTACACGGAGATCGCGCCCAAGATCAACAAGGACGGGGATTTGCTCAATATCGATCTCAGCGTCAATGAAGGCAACCGCGCTCGCATCCGTCAGATCCATTTCGCCGGCAACCAACGCACCAAAGAAAAGGTGCTGCGGCGACAGATGGACATCGCTCCCGGAGATTATTATCGCCAGTCGCAGGTGATTCGCAGCCAGCAAAATATCTATAATCTCGGTTTCTTTGAACCGGACATCGGGCTGGACTATAAACGCGTCAACAACATGGGCGACATCGATCTACACATCGACGTGGTGGACAAATCCTCCGGCACCGCCAACGGTGGAGTCGGCTACAACAGTCAGGACGGCATCGTCGGTCAGCTCTCAGTCTCGCAAAACAATCTCTTTGGCAATAACTGGTCCAGCGGGCTCAAATGGGAATTTGGCGGCAAAACCCAGAACTTTGAGTTTGATTTTACCAATCCCAATCTCTATGATTCAAGCGTCCTTCTGGGCGCTAATCTCTATTACACTAAAAAGGACTGGAGCTCTTTCTACTACGAGATCTATACCCGCGGCGCGGGGGTGCGTTTGGGGCAATATATTCCCCTTGTAAACCGCACCCGTCTGGTACTCGGATACACGCTCTATTCCAAGAAATACCGCATCACAAACATGGAACAGATACTCCTTAACGAAGCCGCGAACGCCACTCTGATCGAACTGAACAACCTCGATTGGCGCTACACCAGCTCCCTCAACGCCACCCTCAGCAGAGACACGCGGGACAACATCTTCTTCCCCACCCGCGGCTCGCAGATCACGGTGTATTCTGAGCTTGCCGGCGGTCCCTTTGGTGGTGATTTTGACTATTTCAAACAGATCGCGCAGGTAAATTGGTACACCGAAACCTGGCAGAAGATCACTCTTCGCAGCAAATGGCGCTTTGGCTATGTGGCACCCTATGGAAAATCGGACGACGCTCCACCGGATGAAAAGTTTTACCTCGGAGGCACTGGTCCGGATGGAATTCGCGGCTTTGCAGACCGATCCGTCGGTCCTGCCGGAGGAGGCACCAGGGCGATCATCTTCTCCACCGAGCTTGGCTACCCAATTGGCAGCGATCAGATCATCGCGGTCTCTTTCTTCGATGCCGGAAACAGCTATAACAAATTGCGGGAGTTTAACTTCCTCGATTTCAAGAAAGGTGTCGGCGCCGGCATCCGCATCCGCAGTCCCTTTGGCTTGATCGGATTTGATTATGCCTACAATCTGAACGAAGGGGGCTGGGAGCCGCATTTGCAATTCGGCACTACTTTCTAA
- the thiS gene encoding sulfur carrier protein ThiS — MNTITVNGNIIDWEDGMTVRDVLIKMNYTFRMLVIKIDGVLVKKVNYDITPVPVGADVMVYHLISGG; from the coding sequence ATGAATACGATCACAGTAAACGGAAACATCATCGATTGGGAAGATGGCATGACGGTTCGCGACGTGCTGATAAAGATGAATTATACCTTCAGGATGCTGGTGATCAAGATCGACGGCGTTTTGGTGAAAAAGGTCAATTATGATATCACTCCCGTTCCTGTAGGGGCGGACGTGATGGTCTATCACCTCATCAGCGGAGGCTGA